From the genome of Bacteroidota bacterium, one region includes:
- a CDS encoding DUF2784 domain-containing protein, whose translation MLAFLNVFFFVFHTVFMLFNMFGWIWPRLRRWHLYGLALTYSSWFILGIWYGMGYCACTDLHWDIRRQMGIIDTSESYTHFLILKITGLNLNQVLVDYITLGTMVAATIISIVLAVRDRKKKVTGKV comes from the coding sequence ATGTTGGCATTCTTAAACGTTTTCTTCTTCGTTTTCCATACCGTATTCATGTTATTTAATATGTTCGGCTGGATATGGCCGCGCTTGCGCCGTTGGCATTTATACGGACTTGCCCTTACCTATTCGTCGTGGTTTATTTTGGGCATTTGGTACGGCATGGGCTATTGTGCCTGCACCGATTTGCATTGGGACATTCGCCGCCAAATGGGCATTATTGATACCAGCGAATCTTACACCCACTTCCTTATTTTAAAAATCACGGGATTAAACCTCAATCAGGTATTGGTAGATTACATTACGCTGGGTACTATGGTAGCTGCCACCATTATCAGTATTGTACTTGCAGTGCGTGATAGGAAAAAGAAAGTAACCGGTAAGGTTTAA
- a CDS encoding thioredoxin-dependent thiol peroxidase, producing MTELKEGDKAPYFSLNNQNGKTVTLDSLKGKKVVLYFYPQDSTPTCTVEACNLRDNHAKLKKAGYTILGISPDSEQKHRNFIAKQNLPFDLLADTETKMVQDYGVWAEKTLFGRTYMGVLRTTFLLDENGIITEIIRKVVSKDHAKQILKK from the coding sequence ATGACAGAATTGAAAGAAGGCGATAAGGCCCCCTATTTTAGCTTAAACAACCAAAACGGAAAAACCGTTACCCTTGATAGCCTGAAAGGTAAAAAAGTAGTGTTGTACTTTTACCCCCAAGACAGCACCCCAACTTGCACCGTTGAAGCCTGCAACCTGCGCGATAACCATGCAAAACTGAAAAAAGCAGGATACACCATATTGGGCATAAGCCCCGATAGTGAGCAAAAGCACCGCAACTTTATAGCCAAGCAAAACCTACCCTTTGATTTGCTGGCCGATACCGAAACCAAAATGGTGCAGGATTATGGCGTGTGGGCTGAAAAAACATTGTTTGGCCGTACCTATATGGGCGTTTTACGTACCACCTTTTTGTTGGATGAAAACGGCATTATCACTGAAATAATCCGCAAAGTGGTATCAAAAGATCACGCCAAACAGATACTTAAAAAGTAA